From Acidimicrobiales bacterium, one genomic window encodes:
- a CDS encoding PD-(D/E)XK nuclease family protein yields MAITLATTPPGGPAHAALATSIAELKGGRALAPVAVLVPSNYVGIAARRAVGRQGGIAAVTFLTPYRLAELLGAPRVAATGRRPVSTPVIAGAVRAVLAEEPGHFAGVHTHPATERSLVRAHKALSEVGPGGLAAVARTSPRAADVVRVHRAVAERLRSAFSNEQDLVAAAVDAISERPDHPVVGELGPAVLFLPQSLTTSQLRLLRAFGHTTALHIIAGFTGNHEADAPVRGSVEALGVAWPTPRETAGPPPTADRALSLSDADDEVRHAVRAVVDAARRGTPLGRCAVLYGTRDPYARLLGDAFDAAGIDWFGTSVATADSSLLGRSLLALLALPDHDFSRRDVAAWLAGAPIRGVDNRPAPVAAWERAGRAAGVIAGSEQWATRLGRLVEELERDAATAERDEEQSWRAERFRRDADQASELARFMAQLATDLDPGGRAASWKGLAAWGRRLVRDYVGGETLREQWPADEQAAGQRIDAAIDRLGDLDGVDPNPSVAAFRRALELQLADDIGRHGTFGNGVLLGPAHTALGLELDVVTIVGMAEGSFPGRRRDDPLLPDRVRAVLVDEPDGRDLPTRADLVADDHRALLSVMATAQHVTMTFPRGDLRRSAERAPSRWLLDAVEAHDGAGLRPAAADLARLTGEWFTEVPSFIAGLRAAEFPGHAQEYDVRSLLDTADARGLDAIRSLPVLDQRVELRRGVDLITGRRSRAFTRFDGNLAEPPHGGDADLRGITLPTPVDPHHVTSATRLETWSKCPHAYFVSHILGVRPVEDPEQEYRISPLTFGNLVHHALEQWIAEALANGTAPTNGAPWPPEAQARLLSLAAEEAERLAGKGLVGRAVYWHRDRQVMTRDLAEVAAVMDHTQRVAHASTPLRTELPFGMPHHPAPPVTIPLPSGRTVQVRGSIDRVDETHSGDLIVIDYKTGRSRGYQDLTSDNPTPAGRFLQLALYAAAAKLALERPDAAVHASYWFVTSRGGFDTVGYPVTEEVASVALGVVEQIIDGISAGVFPLAPAEPGWRMWVDCDYCEPDGLGTAHQYADFARVHDEPGLAPWVSVASIGAEATTVNGPRA; encoded by the coding sequence ATGGCGATCACCCTTGCGACGACCCCACCCGGCGGCCCGGCCCACGCCGCGTTGGCCACGTCCATTGCCGAACTGAAGGGTGGACGGGCGCTGGCACCGGTCGCCGTCCTGGTGCCGTCCAACTACGTGGGTATCGCCGCGCGTCGCGCGGTCGGACGACAGGGCGGCATCGCCGCCGTCACCTTCCTCACGCCGTATCGGCTAGCGGAGCTCCTCGGCGCCCCACGGGTCGCGGCCACGGGTCGACGTCCCGTTTCCACTCCGGTCATCGCGGGCGCCGTGCGGGCCGTGCTGGCCGAGGAGCCCGGACACTTCGCCGGGGTCCACACCCACCCGGCCACCGAGCGCTCGCTCGTGCGAGCCCACAAGGCGCTGTCCGAGGTGGGACCAGGCGGCTTGGCCGCCGTCGCCCGCACCTCGCCGCGGGCCGCCGATGTCGTGCGGGTCCACCGCGCGGTGGCCGAGCGGCTCCGGTCCGCCTTCAGCAACGAGCAGGATCTGGTGGCCGCCGCCGTCGATGCCATCAGCGAACGACCCGACCATCCCGTGGTGGGCGAACTCGGGCCGGCCGTCCTGTTCCTCCCCCAGAGTCTCACGACCAGTCAACTCCGGCTGCTGCGGGCGTTCGGCCACACCACCGCGCTGCACATCATCGCGGGCTTCACCGGCAACCACGAAGCCGACGCCCCGGTCCGCGGCAGCGTCGAGGCGCTCGGCGTGGCATGGCCAACGCCGCGGGAAACTGCCGGGCCTCCACCCACGGCCGACAGGGCGCTGTCGTTGAGCGATGCCGACGACGAGGTCCGCCACGCGGTGCGGGCCGTCGTCGATGCGGCCCGCCGTGGCACCCCACTCGGCCGCTGCGCCGTGCTCTACGGCACCCGCGACCCCTACGCCCGGCTGCTCGGCGACGCCTTCGATGCTGCGGGCATCGACTGGTTCGGCACCAGTGTCGCCACCGCCGACTCCTCACTGCTGGGCCGGTCGTTGCTCGCGCTCCTGGCCTTGCCCGACCACGACTTCAGCCGCCGCGACGTCGCGGCGTGGCTCGCCGGCGCGCCCATCCGGGGGGTCGACAATCGACCCGCACCCGTCGCGGCGTGGGAACGGGCCGGCCGGGCCGCCGGCGTGATCGCAGGATCAGAACAGTGGGCGACGCGGCTCGGCCGCCTCGTCGAGGAACTCGAACGCGACGCGGCCACGGCCGAGCGCGACGAGGAGCAGAGCTGGCGAGCCGAGCGCTTCCGCCGCGACGCCGACCAGGCCAGTGAACTCGCCCGGTTCATGGCGCAGCTCGCCACCGACCTCGACCCGGGCGGGCGGGCCGCCAGCTGGAAGGGCCTGGCCGCATGGGGTCGCCGGCTCGTGCGCGACTATGTCGGCGGGGAGACCCTTCGCGAGCAGTGGCCGGCCGACGAACAGGCCGCCGGACAGCGCATCGACGCCGCCATCGACCGCCTCGGCGACCTCGACGGTGTCGACCCCAATCCGTCGGTCGCCGCCTTCCGCCGGGCCCTCGAACTCCAACTGGCCGACGACATCGGCCGACACGGCACTTTCGGCAATGGCGTCCTCCTGGGACCGGCCCACACGGCGCTCGGCCTCGAGCTCGATGTGGTGACCATCGTCGGGATGGCCGAGGGTTCGTTCCCCGGTCGCCGACGCGACGACCCGTTGCTGCCGGATCGCGTGCGCGCCGTTCTCGTCGACGAGCCCGACGGCCGCGACCTGCCCACCCGCGCCGATCTGGTCGCCGACGACCATCGGGCCCTGCTCAGCGTGATGGCCACCGCCCAACACGTCACCATGACCTTCCCGCGCGGTGATCTCCGCCGCAGTGCCGAACGAGCGCCGTCGCGCTGGCTCCTCGACGCGGTCGAGGCCCACGACGGCGCCGGTCTGCGCCCCGCCGCCGCCGACCTCGCACGCCTCACCGGCGAATGGTTCACCGAGGTGCCGTCGTTCATCGCAGGCCTGCGGGCCGCCGAGTTCCCCGGCCATGCCCAGGAATACGATGTCCGGTCCCTCCTCGACACCGCCGACGCCCGTGGTCTGGACGCCATCCGGTCGCTGCCCGTCCTCGATCAACGCGTCGAGTTGCGCCGTGGCGTCGACCTCATCACCGGGCGCCGGTCCCGCGCGTTCACCCGCTTCGACGGCAACCTCGCCGAGCCCCCACACGGCGGCGACGCCGATCTCCGGGGGATCACGCTGCCCACCCCGGTCGACCCGCACCACGTCACGTCGGCCACCCGTCTCGAGACCTGGTCGAAGTGTCCGCATGCCTACTTCGTCAGCCACATCCTCGGGGTGCGCCCGGTCGAAGACCCCGAGCAGGAGTACCGCATCTCGCCCCTCACCTTCGGCAATCTCGTCCACCACGCGCTCGAGCAGTGGATCGCCGAAGCACTCGCGAACGGCACCGCGCCCACCAATGGTGCGCCCTGGCCCCCCGAAGCTCAGGCACGACTGCTGTCACTCGCAGCCGAGGAAGCAGAGCGCCTCGCCGGCAAGGGACTCGTCGGCCGGGCCGTCTACTGGCACCGAGACCGCCAGGTGATGACCCGCGACCTCGCCGAAGTGGCCGCAGTGATGGATCACACACAGAGGGTGGCCCACGCCAGCACACCTCTGCGCACCGAGCTGCCGTTCGGCATGCCGCACCACCCCGCTCCGCCGGTGACGATTCCGCTCCCATCGGGCCGAACGGTGCAGGTCCGGGGATCGATCGACCGGGTGGACGAGACCCACTCCGGGGACCTGATCGTCATCGACTACAAGACCGGCAGGAGCCGCGGCTACCAGGACCTCACGAGCGACAACCCGACTCCGGCGGGGCGATTCCTCCAGCTCGCGCTCTACGCGGCTGCGGCCAAGCTGGCGCTCGAACGGCCCGACGCGGCCGTGCACGCGTCCTACTGGTTCGTCACGAGCCGGGGCGGCTTCGACACCGTGGGCTACCCGGTCACCGAGGAGGTCGCGTCCGTCGCGCTCGGTGTCGTCGAGCAGATCATCGACGGCATCAGCGCCGGTGTCTTCCCGCTGGCACCGGCCGAACCGGGATGGCGCATGTGGGTCGACTGTGACTACTGCGAGCCCGATGGTCTGGGCACCGCACACCAATACGCCGACTTCGCCCGCGTTCACGACGAACCCGGCCTCGCCCCCTGGGTCTCGGTGGCCAGCATCGGCGCCGAAGCCACCACCGTCAACGGGCCTCGCGCATGA